One Nicotiana sylvestris chromosome 12, ASM39365v2, whole genome shotgun sequence genomic window carries:
- the LOC104228684 gene encoding bZIP transcription factor 53-like: MSALRQSGSSSASEGDQRYACMDEKKRKRMISNRESARRSRMRKQNLVQELTKEVSKLQAANRTIVAKIEETTERLTFCTAQNNVLRAQEIELTDWLKSLNDLINHSGLVTDVTNVADCLLKPWQITCSMQQISASSGLFQY; this comes from the coding sequence ATGTCAGCTTTAAGACAGAGTGGTAGTAGTTCTGCATCAGAAGGAGATCAAAGATATGCATGCATggatgaaaagaaaaggaaaagaatgatTTCAAATAGGGAATCTGCAAGGCGATCTAGGATGAGAAAACAAAATCTTGTGCAAGAATTGACAAAGGAAGTCAGCAAATTACAAGCTGCCAACAGAACCATTGTGGCTAAAATTGAAGAGACTACAGAGAGGTTGACATTTTGCACTGCTCAGAATAATGTGTTGAGGGCACAGGAAATAGAGTTAACAGATTGGTTGAAGTCTCTGAACGATTTGATTAATCATAGTGGTTTGGTTACTGATGTTACTAATGTTGCTGACTGTTTGCTAAAGCCATGGCAGATCACTTGTTCAATGCAGCAAATCTCTGCATCTTCAGGCTTATTCCAATATTGA